From one Streptomyces sp. ICC1 genomic stretch:
- a CDS encoding metalloregulator ArsR/SmtB family transcription factor, with protein MTEEHQDACDLLCLDLPVAEEIRRRMPALPTLESAATAAKALADPTRLKVAAALAEGGELCVCDLAWVVGQAQNLVSHHLRQLRTAGLAVSRRDGRLVMYSLTERGKALAGTVLALAAAEPS; from the coding sequence GTGACCGAGGAGCACCAGGACGCGTGTGACCTGCTGTGCCTGGACCTGCCCGTGGCGGAGGAGATCCGCCGCCGGATGCCGGCCCTGCCGACGCTCGAATCGGCTGCCACCGCCGCCAAAGCGCTCGCCGACCCCACCCGACTGAAGGTGGCCGCCGCCCTGGCCGAGGGCGGCGAGCTGTGCGTCTGCGACCTCGCCTGGGTGGTCGGACAGGCCCAGAACCTGGTCTCGCACCACCTGCGTCAGCTCCGTACCGCGGGTCTCGCCGTATCGCGCAGGGACGGACGGCTGGTCATGTACAGCCTCACCGAGCGAGGCAAGGCCCTGGCCGGCACGGTTCTGGCCCTTGCCGCGGCCGAACCCTCCTGA
- a CDS encoding SCO family protein, which yields MNGHLVTPATNRIRTACAATLALAAALTLTACGSSQPHHPGTADQVVSRPAGSSPYKGTELSKPFAKPALVLTGADGQPFDLRERTAGRTVLLFFGYSSCPDVCPTTMGDVAVALGKQPQEIRDNTQVVFVTTDPERDTPAALDKWLDAFSPSFIGLSGNLEQVKKAAIGVGIAIEDPKKHHDGSVTSDHGAQVLAFTPDGEGRVVYTSGTTVDDFTHDLPLLAKNTRS from the coding sequence ATGAACGGACACCTTGTGACGCCCGCGACGAACCGCATCCGGACCGCCTGCGCGGCAACTCTGGCCCTGGCCGCGGCACTCACCCTGACCGCGTGCGGCTCCTCGCAGCCCCACCACCCGGGTACGGCGGATCAGGTCGTCTCCCGGCCCGCGGGCAGTTCCCCGTACAAGGGCACCGAGCTGTCGAAGCCGTTCGCCAAGCCCGCCCTGGTCCTCACGGGCGCCGACGGCCAGCCCTTCGACCTGCGCGAGCGGACCGCCGGACGGACCGTGCTGCTGTTCTTCGGTTACAGCAGCTGCCCCGACGTCTGCCCCACCACCATGGGGGACGTCGCCGTCGCCCTGGGCAAGCAGCCCCAGGAGATCCGCGACAACACCCAGGTCGTCTTCGTGACGACCGACCCCGAGCGCGATACCCCGGCCGCCCTCGACAAGTGGCTCGACGCCTTCTCCCCTTCCTTCATCGGGCTCTCCGGCAACCTGGAGCAGGTCAAGAAGGCCGCCATCGGAGTCGGGATCGCCATCGAAGACCCCAAGAAGCATCACGACGGGTCCGTCACCTCCGACCACGGTGCCCAGGTCCTGGCCTTCACCCCCGACGGCGAAGGCCGCGTCGTCTACACCAGCGGCACCACCGTGGACGACTTCACGCACGACCTGCCGCTCCTGGCGAAGAACACCCGTAGCTGA
- a CDS encoding cation diffusion facilitator family transporter, whose translation MSVRHAHGSHPHTDHHHEVSPDSDRRYPTAALALIAALMAAEVAVGLTVGSLALISDAAHLLAAVLGYEAAIRLIDPPQVQGGPVLLTALGGVAVNIIAVRLIVKANRTSLNVEGAFQHLLNDLWAFTATAAAGLVVLLTGFTRADPLASLLVVALMAKAGYALERESWKVLLEAAPADLDPERIGAELASWPGVAGLRHLHIWTITSGYPALSAHLLVRDGRDCHALRSALQDHLATAYGISHATLQTGHTQHPEALEGPVHCAAPRGTTHH comes from the coding sequence ATGAGCGTTCGCCACGCCCACGGCTCCCACCCGCACACCGACCACCACCACGAGGTGAGCCCGGACTCCGACCGGCGCTATCCCACCGCGGCCCTCGCGCTGATCGCCGCACTCATGGCCGCCGAGGTCGCCGTCGGACTGACCGTAGGCTCCCTCGCACTGATCTCGGACGCCGCGCACCTGCTCGCCGCCGTGCTCGGGTATGAGGCCGCGATCCGCCTCATCGACCCGCCCCAGGTGCAGGGTGGGCCGGTCCTCCTCACCGCCCTGGGAGGAGTCGCCGTGAATATCATCGCGGTCCGGCTGATCGTCAAGGCCAACCGCACCAGCCTGAACGTCGAAGGTGCCTTCCAGCATCTGCTCAACGACCTGTGGGCCTTCACCGCCACCGCCGCGGCCGGCCTGGTCGTACTGCTCACCGGATTCACCCGCGCCGACCCGCTCGCCTCGCTGCTCGTCGTGGCGCTCATGGCCAAAGCCGGGTACGCGCTGGAACGCGAATCGTGGAAGGTCCTCCTCGAAGCCGCACCCGCGGACCTCGACCCCGAACGCATCGGAGCGGAACTCGCCTCCTGGCCGGGCGTGGCCGGGCTCCGCCACCTGCACATCTGGACGATCACCTCCGGCTACCCCGCCCTCAGCGCCCACCTCCTGGTCCGCGACGGCCGAGACTGCCACGCGCTGCGCAGCGCACTGCAGGACCACCTGGCCACGGCGTACGGGATCAGCCACGCCACCCTGCAGACGGGCCACACCCAGCACCCGGAGGCCCTCGAGGGGCCGGTGCACTGCGCCGCCCCGCGCGGCACCACTCACCATTAG
- a CDS encoding metalloregulator ArsR/SmtB family transcription factor — protein sequence MQQDRGLAVAVDAGALARVGTALADETRRRLLLALLEAPAYPSDLADRLGLTRGNVSNHLSCLRGCGLVKPIPVGRRVRYELADPKLAHALAELAALVLLVDHQGKPDQACDPDGACCASDGERADHARSLEARHG from the coding sequence ATGCAACAGGACAGGGGCCTCGCCGTGGCGGTCGACGCCGGCGCGCTGGCCCGAGTAGGTACGGCCCTGGCCGACGAAACGCGGCGCAGGCTGCTGCTGGCGCTACTCGAAGCGCCCGCTTACCCCTCCGACCTCGCCGACCGCCTCGGACTGACCCGCGGCAACGTCTCGAACCACCTGTCCTGCCTGCGAGGCTGCGGACTGGTCAAGCCGATCCCGGTCGGCCGCCGGGTGCGCTACGAGCTGGCGGATCCCAAGCTGGCGCACGCGCTCGCCGAGCTGGCCGCGCTCGTCCTGCTGGTCGACCACCAGGGTAAGCCCGACCAGGCCTGTGACCCGGACGGCGCCTGCTGCGCCTCCGACGGCGAGAGGGCCGATCACGCCCGGAGCCTGGAGGCCCGTCATGGCTGA
- a CDS encoding cation-translocating P-type ATPase — MAEECCGTAPAKSGTGQGGAEPPSRVWQVRELQAAAVSGVLLGISLLVSDAWSTALALAALAVGAATFAPSALRALLRGRLGVGLLMTIAAAGAVALGEYGEAATLAFLFSIAEGLEGYALARTQHGLRALLDLVPPNAVVLRNGTEQQVEPAELAVGDILVVRPGEKIATDGTVRTGRSALDTSVVTGESVPTEVGPGSEVFAGTINGSGALEVTVTATAEDNSLARLVHIVQDAQERKGSSQRLAARFARPLVPGVLVLAALVAVLGSLFGDPGLWIERALVVLVAAAPCAFALSVPIAVVAAVGAASKAGVLIKGGAAVEALGSVRVVAIDKTGTLTRNEPVVIDVVMAAGVDRTRVLSVAAALEARSEHPLAAAILTAADELPNMSAEGVEAVPGNGLTGTVAGAPARLGKPGFVDPGSLADEVTRLQSAGATVVVVEHDGALLGAVAVRDEIRPEAAEAITRLKQQGIQVVMLTGDNTRTAEAIAAAAGITEVRAELLPEDKARIVTELQARGPVAMVGDGINDAPALATAQAGIAMGAMGSDVAIEAADVALMGEDLRRLPDAIAHARAARGIFTQNLLLSGAILVTLVPLAAIGTLGLAAVVATHELAEVLVIGNGIRAGRKTRLPHHQPVRDSAPARAAIAAKPETTSAPLAASDGCTDGCCGESAESPAPMVAEGRTNLLASISAPQRSANAGERSVSEGRRPQAVLLTTRAAVSGDKIPVRGGQRPQSGTATTGRPEEGAEPGGCGCCAG, encoded by the coding sequence ATGGCTGAGGAATGCTGCGGCACCGCCCCGGCCAAGAGCGGCACCGGCCAGGGCGGGGCCGAGCCTCCCTCCCGGGTCTGGCAGGTACGCGAACTGCAGGCCGCGGCCGTCTCCGGTGTCCTGTTGGGCATATCCCTGCTCGTGTCCGACGCGTGGTCCACGGCCCTCGCGCTCGCGGCGCTCGCCGTCGGCGCCGCCACCTTCGCCCCCAGCGCCCTGCGCGCACTACTGCGGGGCCGGCTCGGCGTCGGACTCCTCATGACCATCGCCGCAGCCGGGGCCGTCGCGCTGGGGGAGTACGGCGAGGCCGCCACCCTGGCCTTCCTCTTCTCCATCGCCGAGGGCCTCGAAGGCTACGCACTGGCCCGCACCCAGCACGGGCTGCGCGCCCTCCTCGACCTCGTGCCCCCCAACGCCGTGGTCCTCCGCAACGGCACCGAACAGCAGGTGGAACCGGCTGAACTCGCCGTCGGCGACATCCTGGTGGTACGCCCCGGCGAGAAGATCGCCACCGACGGAACGGTCCGTACGGGCCGTAGCGCCCTGGACACCTCCGTGGTGACCGGCGAATCCGTCCCGACCGAAGTCGGCCCCGGCAGCGAGGTCTTCGCCGGCACCATCAACGGGTCCGGCGCACTGGAAGTGACCGTCACCGCCACGGCCGAGGACAACTCGCTCGCCCGTCTGGTGCACATCGTCCAGGACGCCCAGGAACGCAAGGGCTCCAGCCAGCGCCTGGCTGCCCGCTTCGCGCGGCCCCTGGTGCCCGGCGTCCTCGTCCTGGCCGCACTGGTCGCCGTACTGGGCAGCCTCTTCGGCGACCCAGGACTGTGGATCGAACGCGCGCTCGTCGTCCTGGTCGCCGCCGCCCCCTGCGCCTTCGCCCTGTCCGTGCCCATCGCCGTGGTCGCCGCCGTCGGCGCGGCCTCCAAGGCCGGCGTACTGATCAAGGGGGGCGCGGCCGTCGAGGCGCTCGGCAGCGTCCGGGTTGTCGCCATCGACAAGACCGGCACGCTCACCCGCAACGAACCGGTCGTCATCGACGTGGTGATGGCTGCGGGTGTCGATCGCACGCGGGTCCTGAGCGTCGCCGCCGCCCTCGAAGCGCGAAGCGAACACCCCCTGGCCGCGGCCATCCTCACCGCCGCCGACGAGCTCCCGAACATGTCGGCCGAGGGCGTGGAAGCCGTACCCGGCAACGGCCTGACCGGCACCGTGGCAGGAGCCCCGGCCCGGCTCGGCAAGCCCGGCTTCGTCGACCCCGGTTCCCTCGCGGACGAGGTCACCCGGCTTCAGAGCGCCGGTGCCACCGTGGTCGTCGTGGAGCACGACGGAGCCCTGCTCGGCGCGGTCGCCGTGCGCGACGAGATCCGCCCCGAGGCCGCGGAGGCGATCACCCGTCTCAAGCAGCAGGGCATCCAGGTGGTCATGCTCACCGGCGACAACACCCGCACCGCCGAGGCCATCGCGGCCGCCGCCGGCATCACCGAGGTGCGCGCCGAGCTCCTCCCCGAGGACAAGGCCCGGATCGTCACCGAGCTCCAGGCCCGCGGCCCGGTGGCCATGGTCGGCGACGGCATCAACGACGCCCCCGCCCTGGCCACCGCGCAGGCCGGAATCGCCATGGGTGCCATGGGCAGCGACGTCGCCATCGAAGCCGCCGACGTGGCCCTGATGGGCGAGGACCTCCGTCGCCTGCCCGACGCCATCGCCCACGCCCGCGCCGCCCGGGGCATCTTCACCCAGAACCTGCTGCTCTCCGGCGCCATCCTCGTCACCCTCGTACCGCTGGCCGCCATCGGCACACTGGGCCTGGCAGCCGTGGTAGCCACACACGAACTCGCCGAAGTCCTGGTCATCGGAAACGGCATCCGCGCCGGACGCAAGACCCGACTCCCGCACCACCAGCCGGTACGCGACTCGGCCCCGGCCCGCGCGGCCATCGCCGCCAAGCCGGAAACCACCTCGGCGCCCCTGGCAGCGTCTGATGGATGCACGGACGGCTGCTGTGGCGAGTCAGCCGAGTCCCCTGCTCCGATGGTCGCCGAGGGAAGGACGAACCTGCTCGCCTCGATCTCCGCTCCACAGCGGTCCGCCAACGCAGGTGAGCGTTCGGTATCCGAGGGGCGGCGGCCCCAGGCGGTCCTGCTCACCACGCGCGCAGCGGTCTCCGGGGACAAGATCCCGGTACGAGGTGGCCAGCGCCCCCAGTCCGGTACGGCTACGACCGGCCGTCCCGAGGAGGGCGCGGAGCCGGGAGGCTGCGGCTGCTGTGCGGGCTGA
- a CDS encoding DUF1775 domain-containing protein, producing MNRSHIHLPLRRLGLAAVGAVVVLGVAAGPAAAHAEVTASDPRALAENVTLSFTSEAESDTAGIAELRVVLPKGITPDAVTLKDAPKEWKLTATPDGYAIGGPALATGTDAEYSVTVRQLPDEKSLAFKTLETYGDGKVSRWIEVPTNGEKVDNPAPVLELKAAAPGAKLIAPSPSPSPTPSVPSAQPSATAPSAPAASASARATDETDTGSNTGTVVGVVAAVVLLVAAGIFWRLRRNRSQA from the coding sequence GTGAACAGATCACACATCCATCTTCCGCTCCGCAGGCTGGGCCTCGCGGCTGTCGGCGCCGTGGTGGTCCTCGGCGTGGCAGCCGGGCCGGCCGCCGCGCACGCCGAGGTCACCGCCTCCGACCCCCGTGCCCTCGCCGAGAACGTCACGCTGTCCTTCACCTCCGAGGCGGAGTCGGACACCGCGGGCATCGCGGAGTTGAGGGTCGTACTCCCGAAGGGCATCACCCCGGACGCCGTGACCCTGAAGGACGCCCCCAAGGAATGGAAGCTGACCGCCACGCCTGACGGGTACGCGATCGGTGGTCCGGCTCTGGCGACCGGCACCGACGCCGAGTACAGCGTCACGGTGCGCCAGCTGCCCGATGAGAAGTCCCTGGCGTTCAAGACCCTGGAGACGTACGGCGACGGAAAGGTCTCCCGCTGGATCGAGGTGCCGACCAACGGCGAGAAGGTTGATAATCCGGCCCCCGTACTGGAGCTGAAGGCAGCGGCCCCCGGGGCCAAGCTGATCGCCCCGAGCCCCTCACCGTCACCGACCCCGAGCGTCCCGTCCGCCCAGCCGTCGGCCACTGCTCCGTCCGCTCCCGCCGCGTCAGCGAGCGCGCGGGCGACGGACGAGACGGACACGGGCAGCAATACCGGAACCGTCGTCGGCGTTGTCGCGGCCGTCGTACTGCTCGTCGCCGCCGGCATCTTCTGGCGGCTGCGCCGCAACCGCAGCCAGGCCTGA
- a CDS encoding GNAT family N-acetyltransferase, with amino-acid sequence MTAGDGPEVLAVYQAGIDEGDATFETTAPDWPAFDAAKLPEHRFVATDDSDATVLGWIAASAVSDRCAYAGVVEHSVYVSPSARGLGVARALLDALIASTEAAGIWTVQSGIFPENTASLALHRRAGFRVIGIRERIGCHHGRWRDVVLLERRSTRADRQAPAT; translated from the coding sequence ATGACCGCCGGCGACGGTCCCGAGGTCCTGGCCGTCTACCAAGCCGGCATCGACGAAGGCGACGCCACCTTCGAGACGACAGCCCCCGACTGGCCGGCCTTCGACGCCGCCAAGCTGCCCGAGCACCGTTTCGTCGCCACCGACGACAGCGACGCGACGGTCCTGGGCTGGATCGCCGCGAGCGCCGTATCCGACCGCTGCGCGTACGCGGGCGTCGTCGAGCACTCGGTGTACGTGAGCCCGTCGGCGCGGGGCCTCGGCGTCGCCCGCGCCCTCCTCGACGCCCTCATCGCCTCGACCGAAGCCGCGGGCATCTGGACCGTCCAGTCCGGCATCTTCCCCGAGAACACCGCGAGCCTCGCCCTCCATCGCCGCGCCGGGTTCCGCGTCATCGGCATCCGCGAACGCATCGGCTGCCATCACGGCCGCTGGCGCGACGTGGTCCTCCTCGAGCGGCGCAGCACACGCGCAGATCGGCAGGCCCCGGCCACCTAG
- a CDS encoding metalloregulator ArsR/SmtB family transcription factor has product MDRPLRHPTPLTHEDAATYAGWFKALADPMRVRLLHLLASERRPMAVGEITIRLPIGQSTVSHHLKVLAEVRFVLPERQGTSTRYEVNSACLDCFPAAVRAIMGQRP; this is encoded by the coding sequence ATGGATAGGCCGCTGCGACACCCCACCCCCCTGACCCACGAGGACGCGGCCACGTACGCCGGCTGGTTCAAGGCGCTGGCCGACCCCATGCGCGTCCGCCTGCTGCACCTGCTCGCCTCCGAACGACGGCCCATGGCCGTCGGCGAGATCACCATCCGTCTGCCCATCGGCCAGTCGACGGTCTCGCACCACCTCAAGGTTCTGGCGGAGGTCCGCTTCGTGCTGCCCGAACGGCAGGGCACCAGCACCCGCTACGAGGTCAACAGCGCCTGCCTGGACTGCTTCCCCGCCGCCGTCCGCGCGATCATGGGACAACGGCCGTGA
- a CDS encoding phosphatase PAP2 family protein, with the protein MAQPSAKTALLLAGAAGLLITLVAAGVQPVLHVDRAVASQLHAVALEEPGWTHASRILTDWVVDPWTMRLLLAGAVVGLWRGGQRLVAVWAACASAAEWVFRGVLRWAIGRERPRWEQPVDSAEFAAMPSGHAMTAAATCVLLLWLARCAGAPATALRIGLAMAVLAVITACFTRVFLGVHWLSDTLAGALLGTAMATAAVAACRAVMRPARALPDTASIDYRR; encoded by the coding sequence ATGGCCCAGCCGTCCGCCAAGACCGCTTTGCTGCTCGCGGGAGCGGCGGGCCTGCTCATCACGCTGGTCGCGGCCGGAGTCCAGCCCGTGTTGCACGTCGACAGGGCTGTGGCCTCGCAGCTTCACGCCGTCGCGCTGGAAGAGCCGGGCTGGACGCATGCCAGCCGGATCCTCACCGACTGGGTGGTCGATCCGTGGACCATGCGCCTGCTCCTTGCCGGTGCCGTGGTGGGTCTGTGGCGGGGCGGGCAACGGCTGGTCGCCGTGTGGGCCGCGTGCGCCTCCGCCGCTGAATGGGTGTTCCGCGGCGTGCTGCGCTGGGCCATCGGGCGTGAACGCCCCCGGTGGGAACAACCCGTCGACTCGGCAGAGTTCGCCGCCATGCCGTCCGGCCACGCCATGACAGCAGCCGCCACGTGCGTACTACTGCTCTGGCTGGCGCGATGTGCCGGCGCGCCCGCGACCGCTCTGCGGATCGGGCTCGCGATGGCCGTTCTCGCAGTCATCACGGCCTGCTTCACACGCGTCTTCCTCGGTGTGCACTGGCTCTCCGACACCCTCGCGGGAGCCCTCCTCGGCACCGCGATGGCGACAGCCGCCGTCGCCGCCTGCCGGGCCGTGATGCGCCCGGCCCGCGCCCTTCCCGACACCGCATCCATCGACTATCGTCGATGA
- a CDS encoding PadR family transcriptional regulator, with amino-acid sequence MREFQRGAVRLHILHHAAEQEIHGAWMTEELAGHGYKISPGTMYPTLHRLESDGLLVSEQRVVDGRTRRVYWATEAGKQALADDRRALKELAREVLGDDAS; translated from the coding sequence ATGCGGGAGTTCCAGCGGGGCGCGGTGCGGCTGCACATCCTGCACCACGCGGCCGAGCAGGAGATCCACGGCGCGTGGATGACCGAGGAACTCGCCGGTCACGGATACAAGATCAGCCCCGGCACCATGTATCCCACGCTGCACCGGCTGGAATCCGACGGGTTGCTGGTCTCCGAGCAGCGGGTGGTCGACGGCCGTACGCGGCGGGTCTACTGGGCCACCGAAGCCGGGAAGCAGGCACTGGCCGATGACAGGCGGGCGCTCAAGGAGCTGGCCCGCGAAGTCCTCGGCGACGACGCCTCCTGA
- a CDS encoding heat-shock protein HtpX, with product MSDTEPQPSVLFVCAHNAGRSQIAAAFFEELAGDGVTVRSAGPAPGGRVNPLVVQAMAEVGIDLSERTPRQLTEDTAQSSAVVVTTSGADAVSVAAGQRHEDWPVEDVAGKNLDEVRAIRDDIRARVERLAADLRPTPDPAGK from the coding sequence ATGTCGGATACAGAACCCCAGCCCAGCGTGCTGTTCGTGTGTGCGCACAACGCGGGGCGCTCGCAGATCGCGGCCGCATTCTTCGAGGAACTGGCCGGCGACGGCGTGACCGTACGGTCCGCTGGCCCGGCGCCCGGTGGGCGGGTGAACCCTCTGGTCGTGCAGGCGATGGCGGAGGTGGGAATCGACCTGTCCGAGCGCACCCCGCGGCAGCTGACCGAGGACACCGCGCAGAGCAGCGCCGTGGTGGTGACCACCAGCGGAGCGGACGCGGTCTCGGTGGCGGCCGGACAGCGGCACGAGGACTGGCCGGTGGAGGACGTCGCGGGTAAGAACCTCGACGAAGTACGGGCCATCCGTGACGACATCCGGGCTCGTGTCGAGCGCCTCGCCGCAGACCTTCGGCCCACACCGGACCCAGCCGGGAAGTGA
- a CDS encoding DoxX family protein: MTQLNDWQTRLISTDAPAAVVLIRLYLGVVFLCEGILKFLRPGALGTGRFDKAGIPAPGFFGPLDGVFEIVCGVLILVGLLTRLAAVPMVVDMVGALLITKLPILWGNAPLLAGASGWWDFIHESRTDLAQLCGSLFLLIVGAGAYSLDARLRRAAVTPAAEPQVARR, translated from the coding sequence ATGACGCAGCTCAACGACTGGCAGACCCGGCTCATCTCGACCGACGCTCCCGCGGCCGTGGTGCTCATCCGCCTCTACCTCGGGGTGGTGTTCCTCTGTGAGGGCATCTTGAAGTTCCTGCGCCCCGGCGCTCTCGGTACGGGCCGGTTCGACAAGGCCGGTATCCCCGCCCCGGGGTTCTTCGGCCCGCTGGACGGGGTCTTCGAGATCGTCTGCGGCGTACTGATCCTGGTCGGACTGCTGACCCGGCTCGCCGCTGTCCCGATGGTGGTCGACATGGTCGGCGCGCTGCTCATCACCAAGCTGCCGATCCTGTGGGGCAACGCGCCGCTGCTCGCCGGTGCGTCAGGGTGGTGGGACTTCATCCACGAGTCCCGCACCGACCTCGCCCAGCTGTGCGGCAGCCTGTTCCTGCTGATCGTCGGCGCGGGCGCTTATTCGCTCGACGCCCGCCTGCGCCGAGCCGCCGTGACCCCGGCGGCCGAGCCGCAGGTGGCCCGGCGCTGA
- a CDS encoding response regulator transcription factor, whose protein sequence is MIRVLLVDDQPLIRSGFRALLNAEDDIEVVAEAGDGKEGLALAKEHLPDVALIDIQMPVMDGIEATRLIAADPALAGVHVVILTNYGLDEYVFNALRAGAAGFLVKDIVPEDFLHAVRVAARGDALLAPSITRKLINRYVTQPLHTAAGTGLEELTNREREAVALVAQGLSNDQIADRMVISPITAKTHINRAMAKLHARDRAQLVVLAYESGLVAPRNS, encoded by the coding sequence ATGATCCGTGTCCTGCTGGTCGACGACCAGCCACTCATCCGCAGCGGATTCCGCGCGCTCCTCAACGCCGAAGACGACATCGAGGTGGTGGCCGAAGCCGGCGACGGGAAAGAAGGCCTGGCTCTGGCGAAAGAGCACCTGCCCGACGTCGCGCTCATCGACATCCAGATGCCGGTCATGGACGGCATCGAGGCGACCCGGCTCATCGCCGCCGACCCGGCCCTGGCCGGGGTGCACGTCGTCATCCTGACCAACTACGGCTTGGACGAATACGTCTTCAACGCGCTGCGCGCCGGCGCTGCCGGATTCCTCGTCAAGGACATCGTGCCGGAAGACTTCCTGCACGCCGTACGCGTCGCCGCGCGCGGCGACGCCCTGCTGGCACCGTCGATCACCCGCAAGCTGATCAACAGGTACGTCACCCAGCCGCTCCACACAGCCGCCGGCACCGGGCTGGAAGAGCTGACCAACCGCGAACGCGAGGCCGTCGCCCTGGTCGCGCAGGGCTTGTCCAACGACCAGATCGCCGACCGCATGGTGATCAGCCCGATCACCGCGAAGACCCACATCAACCGGGCCATGGCCAAACTCCACGCCCGAGACCGCGCCCAACTCGTCGTCCTCGCCTACGAATCCGGACTGGTAGCCCCACGCAACTCCTGA
- a CDS encoding DUF6223 family protein, whose protein sequence is MQARGQGREGESCQRGGAFMALLLGLISMALGGLALARSRRAG, encoded by the coding sequence GTGCAGGCCCGAGGCCAGGGCCGCGAGGGGGAGAGCTGTCAGCGCGGCGGAGCCTTCATGGCGCTGCTGTTGGGACTGATCAGCATGGCCCTCGGTGGGCTGGCTCTGGCCCGCTCCCGCCGTGCCGGCTGA
- a CDS encoding APC family permease: MSKPSAAATPDELQRRLGVSDAVVIGLGSMIGAGIFAALGPAAGAAGSGLLLGLALAAVVAYCNATSSARLAARYPASGGTYVYGRERLGDFWGYLAGWAFVVGKTASCAAMALTVGSYVWPGQAHAVAVAAVVALTAVNYAGVQKSAWLTRAIVAVVLAVLAAVTVALFTSGSPDVARLDIGDDATFGGVLQAAGLLFFAFAGYARIATLGEEVRDPARTIPRAIPLALGITLIVYTVIAVAVLTVLGPEQLADATAPLSDAVRAAGVDWLVPVVRVGAAVAALGSLLALILGISRTTLAMARDRHLPHALSAVHPKFKVPHRAELVVGAVVAVLAATTDVRGAIGFSSFGVLVYYAVANASAWTLTPAEGRPARIIPVVGLAGCLVLAFALPISSVITGGAVLAVGAAAYGIRRTVTARREP, from the coding sequence ATGAGCAAGCCATCAGCCGCAGCGACGCCCGACGAGTTGCAGCGGCGGCTGGGGGTGTCCGACGCGGTGGTGATCGGCCTGGGGTCGATGATCGGCGCGGGGATCTTCGCTGCGCTCGGGCCGGCCGCCGGCGCTGCCGGGTCCGGACTGCTGCTGGGTCTGGCGCTGGCCGCGGTGGTGGCGTACTGCAACGCGACGTCCTCGGCTCGGCTCGCCGCCCGTTACCCCGCTTCCGGCGGCACCTACGTCTACGGCCGCGAGCGGCTGGGCGACTTCTGGGGCTACCTGGCGGGCTGGGCGTTCGTCGTCGGCAAGACCGCCTCCTGCGCGGCGATGGCCCTGACCGTCGGCTCGTACGTCTGGCCCGGGCAGGCCCACGCGGTCGCGGTCGCGGCCGTGGTGGCGCTGACTGCGGTCAACTACGCCGGGGTGCAGAAGTCCGCCTGGTTGACCAGGGCGATCGTCGCCGTGGTCCTGGCGGTGCTGGCCGCCGTGACCGTCGCCCTGTTCACCTCCGGCAGCCCGGACGTCGCCCGGCTGGACATCGGTGACGACGCCACGTTCGGCGGGGTGCTCCAGGCGGCCGGCCTGCTGTTCTTCGCGTTCGCCGGGTACGCGCGCATCGCCACCCTCGGCGAGGAGGTCCGCGACCCGGCCCGCACCATCCCCCGGGCCATCCCGCTCGCGCTCGGCATCACCCTGATCGTCTACACCGTCATCGCCGTTGCGGTCCTGACGGTGCTCGGTCCCGAGCAGTTGGCCGACGCGACCGCCCCGCTGTCCGACGCGGTGCGCGCGGCGGGGGTGGACTGGCTGGTGCCCGTCGTACGGGTCGGGGCCGCGGTGGCCGCGCTGGGCTCGCTCCTGGCCCTGATCCTGGGCATCTCGCGCACCACCCTCGCCATGGCCCGCGACCGGCACCTCCCGCACGCGCTCTCGGCCGTGCACCCGAAGTTCAAGGTGCCCCACCGTGCCGAGCTCGTGGTCGGCGCCGTGGTGGCCGTGCTCGCGGCGACGACCGATGTCCGCGGGGCGATCGGCTTCTCCTCGTTCGGCGTGCTGGTCTACTACGCCGTCGCCAACGCCTCGGCCTGGACGCTCACCCCGGCCGAGGGCCGTCCCGCACGGATCATCCCGGTGGTCGGGCTGGCCGGCTGCCTGGTCCTGGCCTTCGCCCTGCCCATCTCGTCGGTGATCACCGGCGGCGCCGTGCTGGCCGTCGGCGCCGCCGCGTACGGCATCCGCCGCACGGTGACCGCCCGTCGGGAGCCGTAG